Within Acidobacteriota bacterium, the genomic segment TGGTAGGCGACGACCTCACTCGTGACCCGGACGAGGCAGCCGGCGTTCAGGAGCAGCAGCCCCGCGAACATGACCCGCGGGCTCCAGAGCACACGCGTCGCGAATGCCGGCAGCACGCGCTGCCCGATCGAGAACACCATCGTGGACACGAACCCCACGGTGAACGCATGTCGCGACGCGCCCCAGATGCCGCCCGAGACATCCCAGACGCTCGCCGCGATCCCGAGCAGGCTCGCGGCGATCAGCCAGCCGTACGCGACGCGCACGAACGACGGGAACGAGCGGTGCACGCCGCGCGTCCTGGCCGCCTCGATCGGACGCTCCACGAGGCGAAGCGCGGCGACAGCGAGACCGGCGCCGGCGGCGAGCAGCGTGGCCGCGGCAAGCATCGAGTCCGCGATCGCCAGAGCGATACCCGACCAGGTCACGAACAAGCCGGCGAAGAGCAGCGCGAACATGGGCGGGCGCGTTCCGAGAAACATCGGCAGCCAGCGGGCGCTGAATCCCCAGATGAAGGGGGCGAGGAAGCCCCACGTCGCCAGCACCAGCACGCGCTGTCCCGCGCCGTGTGGCATCGCGGCGGACGTTCCCCAGCGGGCCACGTACACGGTCGCGGCAACGTTGGCGACGAGCGTCAGGCCGAATCCGGCCGTCGCGACGATGACCACCCGAACCCACGGTGCGAGGCGGCCGTCGCCGCCACCCGGCGGGCGATGCGAGGACACGAGGTGAACGAAGATCAGGAAGGCCGCGAGCTCCATCGCGGCGGACGCGGGCAGCAACGCTCGCCACTGCCAGCCGTACGCCGTCGCCAGCCAGCGCATCGTCACACCAGCAGTCCACAGCGCCCAGGCCGTCCAGCCGAGATGGATGACGGTGCGGAGGCCATCTCGAACCCTCGGAACTGAATAGAGACCGATGCCGAGGATGAACGTCCCGACCCAGCCGAAGATCTGCGCGTGGCCGTGGGCCTGGAGCTGGGCAGCGGACACGAGCGACACGCTCTGTCGCGCGCTGACCTGCAGCAGGCTGATCACGCCGAAGAGCGTGCCCGGCAGCAGCATGAAGAACACGCCGACTGCGACGTAGGCGACGAGCAACCGCGCCTGTGCGGTTTCCCTTGCCAGCGCCGACGATGACGCGCGGATGGAGGCGGAGCGGGCGACGAGAGACGGCATGTGTCAGGTCCAGGATGGCCGGTCGAGCGGACGATCGCACGTGCCGGCGCGCCGGAATGGCGCCGCCGCTGACCGGCACTCACGTCGCGTCGATGGCGTCCACGATCAGGATCCTCCGCGGCCGAGTGCCGGTCGTTGCTGGAGGACAAACCCGCGATCTTCGGCGACAGGTGCCGATAGATCGGATGCGGCAGGAGGCCGCCACCTGCATGAAACCGCTCACGTCGTCACGTTCTCGCCAGCCGGCTGCCATCGGCGTGCTGCTCGTCTTCGCCATCGGCCGCCCTGCGCTCGCCCAACGCGAGATCGACACGCGAGCGGTGACGGCCGTCACCGTCGTCACGGCCACGGATCTCGAGCGGCTGCCGACGTGCGGCAGGGTCCTGGCCGATCTGGTCGTGCCACCGACGCCAGCCCTCGACATGACGAACGGTGAGCTGCCGATCGAGCGCCCGGCTCAGCCCGTTCGTGGGGCGTCGCTCCTGGATGGCATCACGCTGCGGTTCGGCGACGGCCCTGCGCAGCCGGCCGGAGCGCCCTTCTGCGTCGAGAGCCTCGACGTGCTGAAACAGCCCCTGACGTTTCTCCGCGACGAGCTGCCGATCGGCACGATCCGCCTGACGCCCACGTCGCGTCCGGCGCGTCCGTTCGCGGCGCCTGCGGACGCGGCGTCGCCGTACTTGATGTCGCCGGTCTTGTTGCCCGGCGAAGTACAGGTGATTCGCGGGCCGTTCTCGGGGCCGTCCGTCGTCGAGGTCAACGGCGTCGAAGGTGTGGTCCTCGCGCAGACGCCGAGAGCGCTCTACTGGATGCTGCCGCCGAATGCGCCGGCGGGACCGGTGACCGTCACGATGCGGAACGGCGACAACGGCGCGGCGTTCTCCGAGTTCGCGCTTGGCATCAGCATGTCGGCCGACCAGCTCCACCTGCTGCGCGGGCAGTCCACCGGCTTGCGCGTGACGGTGTACGGCCCCGACCAGATGCCCGCGTCCGCCTGGACGGCGGGGGAGGTCTCCGAGACGGTCGACCTGGCCAAAGTGCGGCAAATGTTCGGCGACTTCAAGGCCCCGCGACCTGGAGAGCCTGGCGTGCTGTTCTTCCGTGTCGACAACGTATCCCGAGGGACGGTCTCCATGTCGCCGTCGAAAGACCAGTCCTACGCGACGCGGCTCACGCGCACGGACTTCGCCAGCGGGCCGTACACCTACGCGGGACGTCTCCAGTCGAAGAACACCGGCACGTTCTCCATCAACGCGCTGGTCGTCGGGTTCTTCGCCCCGATCGCCGGCCGGCCGCTCGCCGGCACCACCGCAGAAGGCAGCGTGCAGGGCAATCGCTGACGGCCGTCGACGCACCCGTGCACGGATCGCACGCCTGCTTCGGACGTGCGGCCCTGCCGCCGCACGCCACACGCTGGGGCGCGTCCGAGCGACGCGCGCGTCAATCCGAGATTATGATCGCGTGTCATGACGGCTCTGGATCCGCCGCCGCTGGCCGGTCGCGTCGCGCTCGTCACCGGTGGAAGCCGCGGCATCGGGCGTGCGATCGCGATCGCGCTCGCGAACGCCGGTGCCGACGTCGCACTGAGCTTCCGTGAGCGCCACGCCGACGCCGTCGAGGTGCAACGGGCGATCGAAGCGCTGGGCCGCCGGGCGATGGCGGTGCGCGCCGATCTCTCGCAAGGCAGCGAGGCGAGCGCGCTGGTTGCGGAGGTCACCTCCACGCTCGGCAGCGTGTCGGTGCTGATCAACAACGCGGGCATCACGCGGCCGCGGCCGCTCGAGTCGATCACGGATCAGGACTGGCACGACCTGATCGCGGCGAATCTCACCTCGGTGTTCCTCGTCACGCAACGCGTCGTGCCCGCCATGCGCCTGGAGCGCTGGGGGCGCATCGTCAATCTCTCGTCCGTCGCCGCTCAGCTCGGAGGCGTCGTGGGCCCGCACTACGCGGCGTCGAAGGCCGGCATTCTCGGCCTGACGCACTCGTACGCCGCGCTGCTCGCGAAAGACGGCATCACGGTGAACGCGATCGCGCCAGCGCTCATCGCGACCGAGATGGTGACGAACAACCCGCGCGCTCGCGCTGACCTCGTTCCCGTCGGCCGCTTCGGCACACCGGACGAAGTCGCCGACGTCGCCGTCCTGCTGGCGACCAACGGCTACATCACCGGCCAGACGATC encodes:
- a CDS encoding 3-oxoacyl-ACP reductase FabG; this translates as MTALDPPPLAGRVALVTGGSRGIGRAIAIALANAGADVALSFRERHADAVEVQRAIEALGRRAMAVRADLSQGSEASALVAEVTSTLGSVSVLINNAGITRPRPLESITDQDWHDLIAANLTSVFLVTQRVVPAMRLERWGRIVNLSSVAAQLGGVVGPHYAASKAGILGLTHSYAALLAKDGITVNAIAPALIATEMVTNNPRARADLVPVGRFGTPDEVADVAVLLATNGYITGQTINVNGGWYMS
- a CDS encoding NnrS family protein, coding for MPSLVARSASIRASSSALARETAQARLLVAYVAVGVFFMLLPGTLFGVISLLQVSARQSVSLVSAAQLQAHGHAQIFGWVGTFILGIGLYSVPRVRDGLRTVIHLGWTAWALWTAGVTMRWLATAYGWQWRALLPASAAMELAAFLIFVHLVSSHRPPGGGDGRLAPWVRVVIVATAGFGLTLVANVAATVYVARWGTSAAMPHGAGQRVLVLATWGFLAPFIWGFSARWLPMFLGTRPPMFALLFAGLFVTWSGIALAIADSMLAAATLLAAGAGLAVAALRLVERPIEAARTRGVHRSFPSFVRVAYGWLIAASLLGIAASVWDVSGGIWGASRHAFTVGFVSTMVFSIGQRVLPAFATRVLWSPRVMFAGLLLLNAGCLVRVTSEVVAYQRDAAWAWAVLPSSGILELSAIVLFAVNMAATMASPAIGCAHGAAPRSS